In one window of Opitutus sp. GAS368 DNA:
- a CDS encoding putative Na+/H+ antiporter, which yields MSFPRELSAYADPAHAGMWEVIQSRAAAEPFNVAVTAIFALAVLHTFFCPKLTHAAHAAPKGSPRARMLHVLGEVEMVFGLWVVVLAAAFLWAKGPGALGQYFGSVSFTEPLFVIVIMALASTRPVMRLAEQSLRRVAALGGGRPVAWWLSILTVAPLLGSFITEPAAMTIAALLLAKQFYDLRPSPRLMYATLGLLFVNISIGGTLTHFAAPPVLMVAAAWGWDIAYMFTHFGWHAVAGILLSNVVYLLVFKSELLALRAPSTADGDGTRVPVWVTLVHLLFLGFTVWAAHHPAWFIPGFGLFLGFVRLTARHQDKLAFRSPLLVGFFLAGLVVHGGLQGWWIEPVLGGLGQAPLFVGATILTAFNDNALITYLATLVPNFTEELKFAVVSGAVTGGGLTVIANAPNPAGQSILQRYFPDGVSPLGLLLGALVPTLLVAFSFMVL from the coding sequence ATGAGCTTCCCGCGCGAGCTCTCCGCCTACGCCGACCCGGCCCATGCCGGGATGTGGGAGGTGATCCAGTCGCGCGCCGCGGCCGAACCGTTCAACGTGGCGGTGACGGCGATCTTCGCCCTGGCCGTGCTGCACACTTTTTTCTGCCCGAAACTGACGCACGCGGCGCATGCCGCCCCCAAGGGCAGCCCCCGCGCCCGGATGCTGCACGTGCTGGGCGAGGTGGAGATGGTGTTCGGCCTGTGGGTGGTGGTCCTGGCGGCGGCTTTTCTCTGGGCCAAGGGTCCCGGTGCCTTGGGGCAGTATTTCGGCAGTGTCAGCTTTACCGAACCGTTGTTTGTCATCGTCATCATGGCGCTGGCCTCGACCCGGCCGGTCATGCGGCTGGCCGAGCAAAGCCTGCGCCGGGTGGCCGCGCTCGGCGGCGGCCGGCCGGTGGCGTGGTGGCTTTCCATTTTGACGGTCGCGCCGCTGCTGGGCTCGTTCATCACCGAGCCGGCGGCGATGACGATCGCGGCGCTGCTGCTGGCGAAACAATTCTATGACCTGCGGCCGTCGCCCAGGCTGATGTATGCGACGCTCGGGCTGCTCTTCGTCAACATCTCGATCGGCGGCACGCTCACGCACTTCGCCGCCCCCCCCGTGCTGATGGTCGCCGCAGCGTGGGGCTGGGACATCGCCTACATGTTCACCCATTTCGGCTGGCACGCCGTCGCAGGCATCCTGCTGTCCAACGTCGTTTATCTGCTGGTGTTCAAATCCGAGCTGCTCGCGCTCCGGGCCCCGTCCACCGCGGACGGCGACGGGACGCGGGTGCCGGTCTGGGTGACCCTGGTGCACCTCCTGTTTCTCGGGTTCACGGTCTGGGCGGCACACCATCCCGCGTGGTTCATTCCCGGTTTTGGGCTCTTTCTCGGCTTCGTCCGGTTGACGGCCCGGCATCAGGACAAGCTGGCGTTTCGCAGCCCGTTGCTCGTGGGATTCTTTTTGGCCGGCCTGGTCGTCCACGGCGGCCTGCAAGGCTGGTGGATCGAGCCGGTGCTCGGCGGTCTCGGCCAGGCGCCGCTGTTTGTTGGGGCCACGATCCTGACGGCCTTCAACGACAACGCCCTCATCACCTACCTGGCCACGCTGGTGCCGAATTTCACCGAGGAGCTGAAGTTCGCCGTCGTGTCCGGCGCTGTCACCGGGGGCGGTCTCACGGTGATCGCCAACGCGCCGAATCCCGCGGGGCAGTCGATCCTGCAGCGTTATTTTCCCGACGGCGTGTCGCCGCTCGGCCTGCTGCTCGGGGCGCTCGTGCCGACCCTGCTCGTGGCATTTTCGTTCATGGTGCTGTGA
- a CDS encoding Glu/Leu/Phe/Val dehydrogenase has protein sequence MALNETIYNSPVFQQACTQFDAAADILGMEAGLRERTKRPRRCVIVSMPVRMDSGKVEIFEGYRVQHNLSTGPAKGGIRFHQDVTLGEVAALAMWMSWKCSLVGLPYGGAKGGVVVNARDMSLTELERLSRRYMQEITPFIGPNIDIPAPDVGTNEQVMGWMMDTYSNHKGFYDPGVVTGKPIALGGSLGRREATGEGVAWFVKAYLQDMGIPPEKTTVVIQGFGNVGSETALALYHWGAEITGISDFTGGIHNPKGIDLKAALAYVAANKSLQGFPGGESVTNEQLLELPCTVLIPAALERVITGQNARKLKCRLLAEGANGPTTNEADQILSERGDIQIIPDVLCNSGGVIVSYFEWLQNLQNYYWTKNEVFDKLHRMLAKAKASVDETQKKYNCSRRTAALVLGIARVSEAKAKRGLFP, from the coding sequence ATGGCTCTTAACGAAACCATCTACAATTCGCCTGTCTTCCAGCAGGCCTGCACCCAGTTCGACGCCGCCGCCGACATCCTCGGCATGGAGGCCGGACTCCGCGAACGCACCAAGCGCCCCCGCCGCTGTGTCATCGTCTCGATGCCCGTCCGCATGGACAGCGGCAAGGTCGAGATCTTCGAGGGCTACCGCGTGCAGCACAACCTCTCCACCGGTCCGGCCAAGGGCGGCATCCGCTTCCACCAGGACGTCACCCTCGGCGAGGTCGCCGCGCTGGCCATGTGGATGAGCTGGAAATGCTCGCTGGTCGGCCTGCCCTACGGCGGCGCCAAGGGCGGCGTGGTCGTCAACGCCCGCGACATGTCCCTGACCGAGCTCGAACGCCTCTCGCGCCGCTACATGCAGGAGATCACGCCCTTCATCGGGCCCAACATCGACATCCCGGCGCCTGACGTCGGCACCAACGAGCAGGTCATGGGCTGGATGATGGACACCTATTCCAACCACAAGGGCTTCTATGATCCGGGCGTCGTCACCGGCAAACCGATTGCGCTCGGCGGCTCGCTCGGCCGCCGCGAGGCCACTGGTGAAGGTGTGGCGTGGTTCGTGAAGGCCTACCTGCAGGACATGGGCATCCCGCCCGAGAAGACCACCGTCGTCATCCAGGGCTTCGGCAACGTCGGCAGCGAGACCGCCCTCGCCCTCTACCACTGGGGCGCCGAGATCACCGGCATCTCCGACTTCACCGGCGGCATCCACAATCCCAAGGGCATCGACCTCAAGGCCGCCCTCGCCTACGTCGCGGCGAACAAATCCCTGCAGGGCTTCCCCGGCGGCGAGTCCGTCACCAACGAGCAGCTCCTCGAGCTGCCCTGCACCGTCCTCATTCCCGCCGCGCTGGAACGCGTCATCACCGGGCAGAACGCCCGCAAGCTCAAGTGCCGCCTGCTGGCCGAGGGCGCCAACGGCCCGACCACCAACGAGGCCGACCAGATCCTCAGCGAGCGCGGCGACATCCAGATCATCCCCGACGTGCTCTGCAACTCGGGCGGCGTCATCGTCTCCTACTTCGAGTGGCTGCAGAACCTGCAGAACTATTATTGGACGAAGAACGAGGTCTTCGACAAATTGCACCGCATGCTGGCCAAGGCGAAGGCCTCGGTCGACGAGACGCAGAAGAAATACAACTGCAGCCGCCGCACCGCCGCGCTCGTGCTCGGCATCGCCCGGGTCTCCGAGGCCAAGGCCAAGCGCGGGCTGTTTCCGTAA
- a CDS encoding Xaa-Pro peptidase family protein has protein sequence MCLDRREFIRLSAGAAGVAFLGAPVAHAQNMISAPTGQATLPEPIRALRRMTDGVAPISLDERRTRIARAQQLMAEHKIGAIYLEPGSSFYYFTGIRWGNSERMFAVVIPATGEPAYVCPKFEEERARELIKPGGDVRTWEEDESPYRRVAEIFHDRGLRSGRIGMEERVRFFLFDGIRREAPAFDYVSADPVTAGCRMFKSPAEIALLKRSNEITLAAYRATWLTVREGMPQQEFAGNCAAALATLGGAEGGIFCSFGKFTAFPHGSITPQVLHEGDVILMDGGCTLDGYQSDITRTFVFGRPTQRQRDIWNLEREAQDAAFAAVKIGAPCESVDAAARAVITKAGFGPDYRLPGLPHRTGHGIGLDYHEWTNFVRGNQTPIQPGMCFSDEPTIAIYGEFGIRLEDCLHITEHGAEFFTPQSPSLDRPFG, from the coding sequence ATGTGCCTTGACCGCAGAGAATTCATCCGCCTCTCCGCCGGTGCCGCCGGGGTGGCTTTCCTGGGCGCCCCGGTCGCCCATGCCCAGAACATGATCAGCGCGCCAACGGGCCAGGCCACGTTGCCCGAGCCCATCCGTGCCCTGCGGCGCATGACTGACGGCGTCGCCCCCATCAGCCTCGACGAGCGCCGCACCCGCATCGCCCGGGCCCAACAGCTGATGGCCGAGCACAAGATCGGCGCCATCTACCTCGAGCCGGGCTCCAGCTTTTATTACTTCACGGGCATCAGGTGGGGCAACAGCGAGCGCATGTTCGCCGTGGTCATCCCCGCGACCGGCGAGCCGGCCTACGTCTGCCCCAAGTTCGAGGAGGAACGCGCTCGCGAACTCATCAAGCCCGGCGGCGACGTGCGCACCTGGGAGGAGGACGAGAGCCCCTACCGGCGCGTGGCGGAGATTTTCCACGACCGCGGCCTCCGCTCCGGCCGGATCGGCATGGAGGAGCGTGTGCGGTTCTTCCTGTTCGACGGCATCCGCCGCGAGGCGCCGGCTTTCGACTACGTGAGCGCCGACCCGGTCACCGCCGGTTGCCGGATGTTCAAGTCGCCCGCGGAGATCGCGCTGCTCAAGCGCTCCAACGAAATCACGCTCGCCGCCTACCGCGCCACTTGGCTCACGGTGCGCGAGGGCATGCCGCAGCAGGAGTTCGCCGGCAACTGCGCCGCGGCCCTCGCCACGCTGGGCGGCGCCGAGGGCGGCATCTTCTGCAGTTTCGGCAAGTTCACCGCCTTCCCCCACGGCAGCATCACGCCGCAGGTGCTCCATGAGGGCGACGTCATCCTGATGGACGGCGGCTGCACCCTGGACGGCTACCAGTCGGACATCACGCGCACCTTTGTCTTCGGCCGGCCGACCCAGCGCCAGCGCGACATCTGGAACCTCGAGCGCGAGGCGCAGGACGCGGCGTTTGCGGCGGTCAAGATCGGCGCGCCCTGCGAGAGCGTCGACGCGGCCGCGCGGGCGGTCATCACCAAGGCGGGCTTCGGGCCGGACTACCGGCTGCCCGGCCTGCCGCACCGCACCGGACATGGCATCGGCCTCGATTACCACGAGTGGACCAACTTCGTCCGCGGCAACCAGACCCCCATCCAGCCGGGCATGTGCTTCAGCGACGAGCCGACCATCGCCATCTACGGCGAGTTCGGCATCCGTCTGGAGGACTGCCTGCACATCACCGAACACGGGGCGGAGTTCTTCACGCCGCAAAGCCCGTCGCTCGACCGGCCGTTCGGTTGA
- a CDS encoding type B 50S ribosomal protein L31, which yields MKTEGHPVLNHVCFLDIGTGKKFLTKSTMKSARTEKIDGQDYFVIVRDVTMDSHPAYTGEKRMVDTAGRVEKFTTKFKRATKVK from the coding sequence GTGAAGACCGAAGGCCATCCCGTCCTCAACCACGTCTGTTTCCTCGACATCGGAACAGGCAAGAAATTCCTGACCAAGTCCACGATGAAGTCCGCCCGCACCGAGAAGATCGACGGCCAGGATTATTTCGTCATCGTGCGCGACGTCACCATGGACTCGCATCCCGCCTACACCGGCGAGAAGCGCATGGTCGACACCGCCGGCCGCGTGGAGAAGTTCACCACGAAGTTCAAGCGCGCCACCAAGGTCAAGTAA
- a CDS encoding transposase yields the protein MHLPHLPAFQRTPILFLTVCTRGRQLLLADPTPHGILHDVWTRSADLNGWFVGQYMLMPDHVHLFAQAGAEALPLAVWTRTWKSISATRINRSIGCSGAMWQPDYFDRYLRSLEDYRQKWEYVAQNPVRKGLVANADDWPYRGLIHDLWHRASRG from the coding sequence ATGCATCTTCCCCATCTTCCGGCCTTTCAGAGGACGCCCATCCTGTTCCTGACCGTTTGCACGCGAGGGCGGCAGCTACTGCTGGCCGATCCCACGCCGCATGGGATACTGCATGACGTCTGGACCCGGTCGGCCGACCTGAACGGGTGGTTTGTCGGACAATACATGCTGATGCCCGACCATGTGCATTTGTTCGCCCAAGCGGGCGCAGAGGCCCTGCCGTTGGCTGTTTGGACGCGGACTTGGAAATCGATTTCAGCCACCCGCATCAACCGGAGCATTGGTTGCAGTGGTGCCATGTGGCAGCCGGATTATTTCGACCGCTATCTTCGCTCGCTGGAGGATTACAGGCAAAAATGGGAATACGTTGCCCAGAATCCCGTGCGCAAGGGGTTGGTGGCGAATGCCGACGACTGGCCATACCGCGGATTAATACATGATTTGTGGCATCGTGCCTCGCGGGGCTGA
- a CDS encoding acylphosphatase — MSEVHHATVFFTGRVQGVGFRYQALQVAKGFEVSGFVQNLPDGRVQLEAEGAAPEVREFITAVQERMEGYIRQTEQSEAKRAAQYAGFTIR, encoded by the coding sequence ATGTCGGAAGTCCATCATGCCACGGTCTTTTTCACGGGGCGCGTCCAGGGCGTGGGGTTCCGTTACCAGGCCCTGCAGGTGGCCAAGGGCTTTGAAGTGTCGGGTTTTGTGCAGAACCTGCCCGACGGGCGGGTGCAGCTCGAGGCCGAGGGGGCGGCGCCCGAGGTGCGCGAATTCATCACGGCCGTGCAGGAGCGGATGGAGGGCTACATCCGCCAGACCGAGCAGAGCGAGGCCAAGCGCGCCGCGCAATACGCGGGGTTCACCATCCGATGA
- the trxA gene encoding thioredoxin, with amino-acid sequence MSEKIAHLDTATFPSAVAGATPVLVDFWAPWCGPCKAIAPILDELAVELEGKLKIAKVNVDDNGDLAAQYGVRAIPTMLLFKGGQLAEQFVGMMDKASLKAKLAGKI; translated from the coding sequence ATGTCCGAAAAAATCGCCCACCTCGACACCGCCACCTTCCCGTCCGCCGTCGCCGGCGCCACGCCCGTCCTCGTGGACTTCTGGGCGCCGTGGTGCGGACCGTGCAAGGCGATCGCCCCCATCCTCGACGAGCTGGCCGTCGAGCTCGAGGGCAAGCTGAAGATCGCCAAGGTCAACGTGGACGACAACGGCGACCTCGCCGCGCAATACGGCGTCCGGGCCATCCCGACCATGCTCCTCTTCAAGGGCGGTCAGCTGGCCGAGCAGTTCGTCGGCATGATGGACAAGGCTTCGCTCAAGGCGAAGCTAGCTGGCAAGATCTGA
- the ykgO gene encoding type B 50S ribosomal protein L36 has product MKVVSSIKSAKMRHPACQVVRRKGKIYVINKVEPRYKARQG; this is encoded by the coding sequence ATGAAAGTCGTCTCCTCCATCAAATCCGCCAAGATGCGTCACCCGGCCTGCCAGGTCGTCCGGCGCAAGGGCAAGATCTACGTCATCAACAAAGTCGAACCGCGTTACAAGGCGCGCCAAGGCTAA
- the uvrB gene encoding excinuclease ABC subunit UvrB yields the protein MPLFQLKSDYQPTGDQPAAIAQLVRSFRAGNKDQTLLGVTGSGKTFTMANVIAQLDRPVLIISHNKTLAAQLYSEFKGFFPENAVEYFVSYYDYYQPEAYVPSSDTFIEKDSSINEEIERLRISTTSSLVSRRDVIVVASVSCIYGLGSPEDFAAMRIALARGGSFNRNKFLERLVENLYERNDYELKRGAFRVRGDTVDVMPAYLEHGLRVEFFGDEIEALTEFEPVSGAVLRKIEQFDLYPANQYVTTKGRLDNAIAGIKRELDERVAFFEKNQQYLEAQRLRMRTNYDLEMLQEMGFCSGIENYSAHLTARKPGDRPFCLIDFFPKDFLLMVDESHVSIPQIGGMYNGDIARKKTLVNFGFRLPSALDNRPQSFAEFQSITGQTLYVSATPAAFELERSQVIAEQVIRPTGLLDPEITLRPTKGQVEDLIGECRKAVESGERVLVTTLTKRLSEDLTTFMRESKIRVEYLHSDIDALERVEILRNLRQGNFDVLIGINLLREGLDLPEVALVAVLDADKEGFLRSATSLMQTAGRAARHEKGRVIFYADVVTESIRRTIDEVTRRRAKQLAYNAEHGITPRSVKRGVQASLHTYDGSGTEATLAVAESADDVAAVIAELEDEMQEAANKLEFERAALLRDQINSLKSGDFKTTGRTEAAYPANKKRRPK from the coding sequence ATGCCGTTGTTCCAGCTCAAGTCCGACTACCAGCCGACGGGCGACCAGCCCGCGGCCATCGCGCAACTGGTGCGGTCATTCCGGGCGGGGAACAAGGACCAGACGCTGCTCGGCGTGACCGGCTCCGGCAAGACGTTCACCATGGCGAACGTCATCGCGCAGCTCGACCGGCCGGTGCTGATCATCTCGCACAACAAGACCCTCGCGGCGCAGCTCTACTCGGAGTTCAAGGGCTTCTTCCCGGAGAACGCCGTCGAATACTTCGTCAGCTACTACGACTACTACCAGCCCGAGGCCTATGTGCCGTCGAGCGACACCTTCATCGAGAAGGATTCCTCCATCAACGAGGAGATCGAGCGCCTGCGCATCTCCACGACCAGCTCGCTGGTGAGCCGGCGCGACGTGATTGTCGTGGCGAGCGTCTCGTGCATCTACGGCCTCGGCTCGCCCGAGGATTTCGCCGCGATGCGCATCGCCCTCGCGCGCGGCGGCAGTTTCAACCGCAACAAGTTCCTCGAGCGCCTGGTCGAGAACCTCTACGAACGGAACGACTACGAGCTGAAGCGCGGCGCGTTCCGCGTCCGCGGCGACACGGTGGACGTGATGCCGGCCTACCTGGAGCACGGCCTGCGGGTGGAGTTCTTCGGCGACGAGATCGAGGCGCTGACGGAATTCGAGCCCGTGAGCGGCGCCGTGCTGCGCAAGATCGAGCAGTTCGACCTCTACCCGGCCAACCAATACGTGACGACCAAGGGCCGGCTCGACAACGCCATCGCCGGCATCAAGCGCGAGCTCGACGAGCGGGTGGCCTTTTTCGAGAAGAACCAGCAATACCTCGAGGCCCAGCGCCTCCGCATGCGGACGAACTACGACCTCGAGATGCTGCAGGAGATGGGTTTTTGCAGCGGCATCGAGAACTACTCCGCGCACCTGACGGCGCGGAAGCCCGGCGACCGCCCGTTCTGCCTCATTGATTTCTTTCCGAAGGATTTCCTGCTGATGGTGGACGAGAGCCACGTGAGCATCCCGCAGATTGGGGGCATGTATAACGGCGACATCGCCCGCAAGAAGACGCTCGTGAACTTCGGCTTCCGGCTGCCCTCGGCGCTCGACAACCGGCCGCAGAGCTTCGCGGAGTTCCAGTCGATCACCGGCCAGACGCTCTACGTGTCGGCCACGCCGGCGGCGTTTGAGCTGGAGCGTTCCCAGGTCATCGCCGAGCAGGTCATCCGCCCGACCGGCCTGCTGGATCCGGAGATCACGCTGCGTCCGACCAAGGGTCAGGTCGAGGACCTGATCGGCGAGTGCCGCAAGGCGGTGGAGTCCGGCGAACGCGTGCTCGTGACCACGCTGACCAAGCGCCTCTCCGAGGACCTGACAACCTTCATGCGCGAATCGAAGATCCGGGTGGAATACCTGCACTCCGACATCGACGCCCTCGAGCGCGTCGAGATCCTCCGCAATCTCCGCCAGGGCAACTTCGACGTGCTCATTGGCATCAACCTCCTGCGCGAGGGCCTCGACCTGCCGGAGGTCGCGCTCGTCGCCGTGCTTGATGCCGACAAGGAGGGTTTCCTCCGCAGCGCCACCAGCCTGATGCAGACGGCCGGCCGCGCCGCGCGCCATGAGAAGGGCCGCGTCATTTTCTACGCCGACGTCGTGACCGAGTCGATTCGCCGGACCATTGACGAGGTGACGCGCCGCCGGGCAAAGCAGCTGGCCTACAACGCGGAGCATGGCATCACGCCGCGCAGCGTGAAGCGCGGCGTCCAGGCCAGTCTCCACACCTACGATGGCAGCGGCACGGAGGCGACGCTCGCCGTGGCCGAGTCGGCCGACGACGTGGCGGCGGTCATCGCCGAGCTGGAGGACGAGATGCAGGAAGCGGCCAACAAGCTGGAGTTCGAACGGGCCGCGCTGCTGCGCGACCAGATCAACTCGCTCAAATCGGGCGACTTCAAGACCACCGGCCGCACCGAGGCGGCCTACCCGGCCAACAAAAAGCGCCGGCCCAAGTAG
- a CDS encoding ABC transporter ATP-binding protein has protein sequence MSPTATDAWACELRGFAKSYHSGWATAPVAAVQGLSLQLAPGQVLGLLGPNGSGKSTTLKALAGLLAPTAGECRVFGHAAGSDAARARVGYLPETPRFAPHQTGREFLHYCAGLSSLPAAAVARRVDEVLAWSGLREAADRRLATYSKGLAQRLGLAQAILHDPGLVLLDEPASGLDPEGRLALGRLIRDLAARGKAVVFSSHLLAQAETLCDRLALLGRGRLLAEGTPAGLLGAGVTVAPTPSRLEQLYLEKMRS, from the coding sequence ATGAGCCCGACGGCGACGGATGCCTGGGCGTGCGAATTGCGCGGCTTCGCCAAGAGCTACCACTCCGGCTGGGCGACCGCCCCGGTGGCCGCGGTGCAGGGACTTTCGCTGCAGCTTGCGCCCGGGCAGGTGCTCGGGCTGCTTGGGCCCAATGGCTCGGGCAAGAGCACGACGCTCAAGGCCCTGGCGGGATTGCTCGCACCCACCGCCGGGGAATGCCGGGTTTTCGGCCATGCCGCCGGCAGCGATGCCGCCCGGGCCCGGGTGGGCTATTTGCCCGAGACGCCGCGCTTCGCGCCGCACCAAACGGGGCGGGAATTTCTTCACTACTGTGCCGGGCTCAGTTCGCTGCCGGCCGCGGCGGTCGCCCGGCGGGTGGACGAAGTGCTGGCCTGGAGCGGACTGCGCGAGGCGGCGGACCGGCGGCTGGCGACTTATTCCAAGGGCCTGGCGCAGCGGCTCGGCCTGGCGCAGGCCATCCTGCACGATCCCGGGCTGGTGCTGCTCGACGAGCCCGCCAGCGGTCTCGACCCGGAGGGCCGGCTGGCGCTGGGCCGGTTGATCCGTGACCTCGCGGCCCGCGGCAAGGCCGTCGTGTTCAGCTCCCACCTGCTCGCCCAGGCGGAAACCTTGTGCGACCGCCTCGCCCTGCTGGGTCGCGGGCGGTTGCTCGCGGAAGGCACCCCGGCCGGATTGCTCGGCGCCGGGGTGACGGTGGCGCCGACGCCCTCGCGGCTCGAGCAGCTCTATCTGGAGAAAATGCGGTCATGA
- a CDS encoding 1,4-dihydroxy-2-naphthoate polyprenyltransferase, whose product MGPTAWRHWAEAARPKTLPAAVIPVLVGTALAAAHRTADCGKAAICLLFALLVQIGTNFANDYFDFVKGADTPARVGPRRAVAAGLIAPRTMLRATGLVLGVAFLVGLLLVREGGWILLPIGIISIVCAIAYTGGPFPLGYNGLGDLFVFIFFGLVAVDTTFYVQAGGLAPDATSCAAAVGLLAANILVANNYRDAETDARAGKRTLVVRFGRKFAVWQYALSHIVALLCPAALIIHGYRWPVLLPLVLAPWAFGLTRRLAASREPAEQIALLAATAKYLAAFGVLLSAGLILGR is encoded by the coding sequence ATGGGGCCGACCGCATGGCGCCACTGGGCGGAGGCGGCGCGCCCCAAGACGCTGCCGGCGGCGGTGATCCCAGTCCTGGTCGGCACCGCCCTGGCGGCGGCGCACCGCACGGCGGACTGCGGCAAGGCGGCCATCTGCCTGCTCTTCGCCCTGCTGGTGCAGATCGGCACCAACTTCGCCAACGACTACTTCGACTTCGTCAAGGGTGCCGACACGCCGGCGCGGGTGGGGCCGCGGCGTGCCGTGGCGGCGGGACTGATCGCGCCGCGGACCATGCTGCGCGCCACGGGGCTGGTGCTGGGTGTGGCCTTCCTCGTGGGCCTGCTGCTGGTCCGCGAGGGGGGCTGGATCCTGCTGCCCATCGGCATCATCAGCATCGTCTGCGCGATTGCGTATACCGGCGGGCCGTTTCCGCTCGGATATAACGGCCTCGGCGACCTGTTTGTGTTCATCTTCTTCGGGCTCGTGGCGGTGGACACCACCTTCTATGTGCAGGCGGGCGGCCTGGCGCCGGACGCGACCTCCTGTGCGGCGGCGGTCGGCCTGCTCGCCGCGAACATCCTCGTCGCGAACAATTATCGCGACGCGGAGACGGACGCGCGCGCGGGCAAGAGGACCCTCGTGGTGCGCTTCGGCCGGAAATTCGCCGTCTGGCAATATGCCCTGTCGCATATCGTCGCGCTGCTGTGTCCGGCCGCCCTGATCATTCATGGCTACCGCTGGCCGGTGTTGCTGCCGCTGGTCCTGGCGCCGTGGGCGTTCGGCCTGACCCGGCGGCTGGCAGCGTCACGCGAGCCGGCGGAGCAGATCGCGCTGCTCGCGGCCACGGCCAAGTATCTCGCGGCGTTTGGTGTGCTGTTGAGTGCGGGACTGATTTTGGGACGATAG
- a CDS encoding HAD-IB family phosphatase: MTKSPKLVIFDCDSTLSAIEGIDELARVRGPQVFAAVEAMTTAAMEGKIAVEDVFARRLAIIRPRRADVAAVGRLYVERVEPTALATIVELKAAGWTPLILSGGFRPIIAPLAAHLGIARVEAVDLFFDAAGNYTGYDDKFPTTRSGGKPELITGLKRELTPARVVMVGDGVSDLETKPVVDLFVGFGRYTPRAKVKAGAHAFINSLAELPALLQG; the protein is encoded by the coding sequence GTGACAAAATCACCCAAACTGGTCATCTTCGATTGCGATTCGACGCTCAGTGCCATCGAGGGCATTGACGAGCTGGCGCGGGTGCGCGGCCCGCAGGTGTTCGCCGCGGTCGAGGCCATGACGACCGCCGCCATGGAGGGCAAAATCGCCGTGGAGGATGTCTTTGCCCGCCGGCTGGCCATCATCCGGCCGCGCCGCGCGGATGTCGCCGCCGTGGGCCGCTTGTATGTGGAGCGGGTTGAACCCACCGCCTTGGCGACCATCGTCGAGCTCAAGGCCGCCGGCTGGACCCCGCTGATCCTGAGTGGGGGCTTCCGGCCGATCATCGCGCCGCTGGCGGCGCATCTCGGCATCGCCCGGGTCGAGGCGGTGGACCTGTTTTTCGACGCGGCGGGCAACTACACCGGCTACGACGACAAATTCCCCACGACCCGCTCCGGGGGCAAACCCGAGCTGATCACCGGGCTCAAGCGCGAGCTGACGCCGGCTCGCGTCGTGATGGTGGGCGACGGGGTCAGCGACCTCGAGACCAAGCCCGTGGTGGATCTCTTCGTCGGTTTCGGCCGCTACACGCCGCGCGCCAAGGTGAAGGCCGGGGCGCACGCCTTCATCAACAGCCTGGCGGAGCTGCCGGCCTTGCTTCAGGGATGA
- a CDS encoding YqgE/AlgH family protein, producing the protein MKERRTARKAESLAGQLLLAHPALRDPNFKRTVILLSAHSGDGSMGVVLNRPLDKQLGEVNAGFAFGPLAGVPVYAGGPVEPGQLVIVSWQWLEADHAFQLHFGLEPDKALELVGSPGVTLRAFLGYAGWSKGQLENELKHDTWLVSAVEGEMLGQSDGVALWRQILGSIDPELKLMADEPDDPSVN; encoded by the coding sequence ATGAAGGAACGCCGCACCGCGCGGAAAGCCGAGAGCCTCGCCGGCCAGCTGCTGCTGGCGCACCCGGCGCTGCGCGACCCGAATTTCAAGCGCACCGTCATCCTCCTGTCCGCGCACAGCGGCGACGGGTCGATGGGTGTCGTGCTGAACCGGCCGCTGGACAAGCAGCTGGGCGAAGTGAACGCCGGGTTCGCGTTCGGCCCGCTGGCCGGGGTGCCGGTCTACGCCGGCGGCCCGGTCGAGCCCGGGCAGCTCGTCATCGTTTCGTGGCAGTGGCTGGAGGCCGACCATGCCTTCCAATTGCACTTCGGCCTCGAGCCGGACAAGGCCCTGGAGTTGGTCGGGTCGCCCGGCGTGACTCTCCGGGCCTTCCTGGGCTACGCCGGCTGGAGCAAGGGGCAGCTCGAAAACGAGCTGAAGCACGACACCTGGTTGGTTTCCGCGGTCGAGGGTGAGATGCTCGGCCAGAGCGACGGCGTCGCGCTCTGGCGGCAGATTTTGGGGTCGATCGATCCGGAACTGAAGCTGATGGCGGACGAGCCCGATGATCCGTCCGTAAACTGA